A DNA window from Brassica napus cultivar Da-Ae chromosome A4, Da-Ae, whole genome shotgun sequence contains the following coding sequences:
- the LOC106450541 gene encoding pectinesterase 5-like, translated as MIGKVVVSVASVLLLVGVAIGVVAIVNRNNDTPLSPQMKAVQGICQATSDKASCVKTLEPVKSDDPNKLIKAFILATQDAITKSSNFTGKTEGKLGSSISPNNKAVLDYCKRVFMYALEDLGTIIEEMGEDLNQIGSKIDQLKQWLTGVYNYQTDCLDDIEEDDLRKTIGEGIANSKILTGNAIDIFHTVVSAMAKLNIKMDDFKNMTGDFFSSSEKGAAPVDKKATPAVDTPVADPDGPSRRLLEDLDDLGIPRWVSGTDRKLMANAGRGEKGGEGGARIKATYVVAKDGSGQFKTVQQAVDACPQKNPGRCIIHIKAGIYKEQVVIPKKKNNIFMFGDGARKTIISFNRSVKLTPGTTTSLSGTVQVESEGFMAKFIGFKNTAGPMGHQAVAIRVNGDRAVLFNCRFDGYQDTLYANNGRQFYRNIVVSGTIDFIFGKGATVIQNSMIVVRKGNKNQFNTVTADGNEKGLSMKIGIVLQNCRIVADKKLQAERLTVASYLGRPWKKYSTTAVINSEIGDVIKPEGWKIWDGESFHKTCKYVEFNNRGPGANTNKRVDWVKIAKSASEVNQFSVANWLAPVEWIQEANVPVNLGL; from the exons atgataggAAAAGTTGTTGTTTCTGTGGCCTCCGTCCTTTTATTGGTCGGAGTAGCCATAGGAGTCGTTGCCATCGTTAACAGAAACAACGACACTCCTCTGTCTCCACAGATGAAAGCCGTTCAAGGAATTTGCCAGGCTACTTCTGACAAAGCCTCGTGTGTCAAAACACTCGAGCCAGTCAAGAGCGATGACCCAAACAAGCTGATCAAGGCCTTCATCCTCGCTACACAAGATGCAATAACCAAATCATCAAACTTCACGGGTAAAACCGAAGGGAAATTGGGTTCAAGCATCTCACCAAACAACAAAGCCGTTCTTGATTACTGCAAGAGAGTTTTCATGTACGCGCTTGAGGATCTCGGTACCATTATTGAGGAAATGGGTGAAGATCTTAACCAGATCGGTAGCAAAATCGACCAGCTTAAACAATGGTTAACCGGTGTTTACAACTACCAAACCGATTGTCTTGATGATATCGAAGAAGATGATTTGAGAAAGACTATTGGAGAAGGCATTGCAAACTCCAAGATTCTCACAGGCAACGCTATTGACATCTTCCACACAGTCGTCAGCGCGATGGCCAAGCTTAACATCAAAATGGATGATTTCAAGAACATGACAGGTGatttcttctcttcctccgAGAAAGGAGCAGCTCCAGTCGACAAAAAAGCCACTCCTGCCGTTGATACTCCCGTGGCCGATCCAGACGGTCCTTCTCGTCGTCTTCTTGAAGACCTTGACGACCTCGGAATCCCAAGATGGGTTTCGGGTACAGACAGGAAGCTCATGGCTAACGCTGGACGTGGCGAAAAGGGTGGTGAAGGTGGTGCTAGAATCAAAGCAACCTATGTGGTGGCTAAGGATGGAAGCGGACAGTTTAAGACGGTCCAACAAGCCGTTGATGCTTGTCCCCAGAAAAACCCAGGTAGATGCATTATCCACATCAAGGCTGGTATCTACAAAGAGCAAGTTGTGATCCCTAAGAAAAAGAACAACATCTTCATGTTCGGAGATGGTGCAAGAAAGACCATTATCTCTTTCAACAGAAGCGTTAAACTCACCCCTGGAACCACCACTTCCCTTAGTGGCACAGTCC AGGTGGAATCTGAAGGGTTCATGGCTAAATTTATTGGATTCAAGAACACAGCTGGTCCAATGGGACACCAAGCCGTGGCAATCAGAGTGAATGGAGACCGTGCAGTCCTCTTCAACTGTAGATTCGATGGTTACCAAGACACTCTATACGCTAACAACGGTCGTCAGTTCTACAGAAACATCGTCGTCTCAGGAACAATCGATTTCATCTTCGGAAAGGGCGCAACCGTTATCCAAAACTCAATGATTGTTGTCCGTAAAGGAAACAAGAATCAATTCAACACCGTCACAGCCGACGGAAACGAAAAGGGACTATCCATGAAAATCGGTATCGTCCTCCAGAACTGCCGCATCGTTGCAGACAAGAAACTACAGGCAGAGAGGTTAACCGTTGCGTCGTACTTGGGAAGGCCGTGGAAGAAGTACTCCACCACCGCGGTCATCAACAGCGAGATCGGTGATGTGATTAAACCCGAAGGATGGAAAATCTGGGATGGGGAGAGTTTCCACAAGACATGTAAGTACGTTGAGTTCAACAACCGTGGACCAGGAGCTAACACTAACAAAAGAGTTGACTGGGTTAAGATCGCCAAGTCTGCGTCTGAGGTTAACCAGTTCTCTGTGGCTAACTGGTTGGCTCCCGTTGAATGGATTCAAGAAGCTAACGTGCCCGTCAACCTTGGattataa
- the LOC106454443 gene encoding pectinesterase 5 — MNTPIKLAFLILCIALTATAFIIPAKRDAVTPEHEKTVAGICSVVQDKRLCSITLKTVPSNDPDVLVRHLATGAETSVKKGLKFLSGIKPKYKGDKFATTCITSCEKQLNNALEDFSDFWKAAGKDITSMADNYFTCKKKMTSIFNYQSSCLDDIYDKTLLKEVQGGIGLGKRMSGESVDVFAGMGKVFNTLNIKTKLNQKDTDSLLPPPLSFYYV; from the coding sequence atgaaCACTCCAATAAAACTCGCCTTTCTAATTCTATGCATCGCCCTAACCGCAACCGCATTCATTATCCCAGCCAAACGTGACGCCGTCACACCGGAACACGAAAAAACAGTGGCAGGAATCTGCAGCGTTGTCCAAGACAAACGTCTCTGTAGCATAACCTTGAAAACCGTCCCAAGCAATGATCCCGACGTTTTGGTCCGTCACTTAGCGACGGGAGCAGAAACCTCCGTTAAAAAGGGCTTGAAGTTCCTCTCCGGAATCAAACCCAAGTACAAGGGAGACAAATTTGCCACAACTTGCATCACCAGTTGCGAGAAACAGCTAAACAACGCCTTGGAAGACTTTTCAGATTTCTGGAAAGCCGCGGGAAAAGACATAACGAGCATGGCTGATAATTACTTCACATGTAAGAAGAAGATGACATCGATCTTCAACTACCAGTCGAGTTGTCTCGATGACATTTACGACAAAACATTGTTGAAAGAGGTTCAAGGAGGGATTGGGCTTGGGAAAAGAATGAGTGGCGAGTCTGTGGATGTGTTCGCTGGAATGGGAAAAGTGTTTAACACTCTTAACATTAAGACCAAACTAAACCAGAAAGATACTGATTCGTTGCTCCCACCACCTTTGTCCTTTTACTACGTCTGA
- the LOC125608399 gene encoding uncharacterized protein LOC125608399, with protein MLVRLERSIINVSWLLNVSTPSHDGKHEQLTGTLDDDACEAARSLRSMASDNPRCAEIMIRNGLCSVFVKILKQGSMRVQAEVACATSVLVSSFSESQDLFAQHDVIQLLLSLLTSKLEEDSWHMKAMAAKALRELAKGNSSISKSITDSKRFLRFADLLEIQDREVRLISLMVLIEITSVAEMDSSLRRHSAFKCKSPVFKAIVNQFHKLIEENGDMVLLIPYITLIGNLARSFRASDTSMIEQLVKLLGLRDREVLREAIVALTKFAIPCNYLHIDHSRAIVEAGAAKRLIELSSLGCEIRIPVLELLKF; from the exons ATGCTTGTCCGGCTGGAAAGATCCATCATCAACGTCTCGTGGCTCCTCAACGTCTCCACTCCATCACATGATGGCAAACACGAGCAGCTAACTG GGACACTTGATGATGACGCCTGTGAAGCAGCTAGGTCGCTGAGATCAATGGCCAGTGACAACCCTAGATGCGCAGAGATCATGATCCGTAATGGTTTGTGTTCTGTATTTGTTAAGATCCTCAAACAAGGGTCGATGAGGGTTCAAGCAGAGGTGGCTTGTGCCACGTCCGTGTTGGTCTCGAGCTTCTCCGAGAGCCAGGACTTGTTCGCACAACATGACGTGATTCAGCTCCTTCTAAGCCTTTTGACTTCAAAGCTCGAAGAGGACTCTTGGCACATGAAGGCAATGGCAGCAAAAGCTTTGAGGGAGCTAGCCAAAGGAAATTCATCTATCAGCAAAAGCATCACCGATTCAAAAAGATTCTTGCGTTTCGCAGATTTGCTTGAGATACAAGACAGAGAAGTTAGGCTCATCTCCTTGATGGTTTTAATAGAGATTACTTCTGTGGCAGAGATGGACTCTAGCTTGAGAAGACACTCAGCTTTCAAGTGCAAGTCTCCAGTTTTCAAGGCCATTGTTAATCAATTCCATAAGCTCATTGAAGAAAATGGAGACATGGTTTTACTAATACCATACATCACATTAATAGGGAACCTGGCACGATCATTTAGAGCGTCCGATACATCAATGATTGAACAATTGGTGAAGCTTCTTGGCCTAAGAGATCGAGAGGTATTAAGAGAAGCAATTGTAGCACTCACTAAATTTGCTATCCCGTGTAATTACTTACACATAGATCATTCAAGAGCAATAGTAGAAGCTGGAGCTGCAAAGCGGCTCATCGAGCTATCTTCTTTAGGATGTGAGATTCGGATTCCAGTGTTAGAGCTTCTGAAGTTCTGA